ACCGCGATCGAGCGGCGATGCCTGCACCGCGACCGGTTCGACCGTGTCGCCTCCGAGATCGTGCGTGCGCGGGTCGCTGTCGGGCACGGGCGGAACCTCCACGCCCGACGTCGGCCGATCATTGCCCAGAATTCCGTATCACCCGTCCGAGCGCACTGTTCGGCCTGAGTCGGACCGCCATACCGACGCTGTCGTGTCTTGTCGCTGAGGGCCGGAGTGCCTGTCGTCGACCGGTGGGGACGGAGGGCACCTCGTCCACCGCGAGGACGGGAGCGTCGAGGACATCCCGGTGGCCGTCTCGACCGCACCGTCGCCGGAATCGTCCGCGAGAGAGTCCTGCCGTCCGGTGCGCGGGACCTCTCTGCTCGGCGGACGTCGGCATCAGAAGGCGTGAGACCGGTGGTCGGGCAGGCTGTCTGCCCTGCCTGCCTCACCTGGTCCGGGCGCTCAGCGCTCGGTGTCGTCGGGGGGCGTCACCGAGGCGAGGGCGCGCTCCACGCGTTCCCGCGCGCCCGCGAGTCGCCGCTCGCAGACGGTGGCCAGGGCCTCGCCTCGCTCCCACAACGCCAGGGAGTCCTCCAACGACAATCCGCCTGCCTCCAGCCTGCGCACCACTTCGGCCAGCTCGTCTCGCGCCTGCTCGTAGCCCAGCGCGGACTGCTCGGCATCCGGTTGCACGGCGTCGGCCGTCGACTGCTCGTCTTGTTCGCTCACACCGTCGAGCTTCCCAGGCGCGTCCCCAAGGAGACCACTGCGGTGGCCACGGTCTGGTCGTAACCGCTGACGGCCTCCGCGAACTCCTCGCCGTCACCCTCCTCGACCGCCGCACCGATGCGCAGCGCGGCCGCAGAGACCCGCCTGCCGTGCGCAGAGTCGTTCCATCGGTCCTGGCCCGCGGCCGAGGACAGCGCGGTCGATAACGCGAGGAGCCGAGCACTCAGGTCGCGACGCGCCGGGGAGTCACACCCGGCGAGCAGTCCCACCCAACAGTCGGCCGCCGTGCGGTCGGCCTCCTCTGCTCTACGCCGTACCGTCTCGTCCGCGGGCGCTCTCGCGGGATCATCTGACCCGGTCGTCGAGGTCCTCACCGCAGCCAAGGTGAGGGGAAGAAAGGTGGGCTTGCTCGCCGGGTAGGGCACCACTACCTCCGGTCACCGCTGTCGGTCGGTTGTGTCACGACGGCTCGCACCGCGCCGTCGACCACCCGCACCCGCAGCACCGTTTCCGGCGCGGCGTCGGCGATGGATGTGAGCACCCCGGCAGCTCCATCCGCGTCAACACGTTGTACGACCGCATAACCACGAGCCAATGTGGCAGCGGGTCCGAGAGTGGTCAATCGGGATCGGGTCGCATCGAGACCAGAATCCGCGGTCGACAACCCCGTCAGCACCGCACGTAGGCTGCGCTCGCGCAATGTTGCCACTTCCTGCGCCCGATGTGCCAGTGGAGCGAGCGGAGACGCCAACACCGGCCTACTGCGCAGCGAGGTCAGCAACCGGGTCTCCCGGTCCACCCAGCCGTGCAGCGCCCGACGTCCTCGGTCCCGCAGCAGGCTGATCCGCGCGACCTCCTCCGCCATGTCCGGCACGACCCGCTTCCCCGCCCCCGTCGGGGTCGAGCAGCGAAGATCTGCGACGTGATCCACCAACGGGGTGTCCGGCTCGTGGCCGATCGCGCTGACGACGGGCGTCCCGCAGGCCGCCACGGCGCGACACAGCGTCTCGTCAGAGAACGGCAGCAGATCCTCCACACTGCCGCCGCCGCGTGCCAACACGATCACCTCCACGTCCCGGTCGGCGTCCAACTCACGCAGGGCCGTCACGATCTGTGGCACCGCAGTCGTCCCCTGCACCGCCACGTTGCGCACTTCGAAACGCACCGACTGCCAGCGTGCGGTGGCGTTGGTGATCACATCGTGTTCGGCGGCCGAGGCCCGCCCGGTGATCAGCCCGACCTTATTCGGCAGGAACGGCAGCCGTCGCTTCCGCGCCGGATCGAACATGCCTTCGGCGGCGAGCAGCCTGCGTAGTCGCTCGATGCGGGCCAGCAGTTCGCCGATGCCCACCGCCCTGATCTCGTCCACGCGCAGACTCAGCGTGCCCCTGCCGAGATAGAACGTCGGCTGACCATGCACGACCACGCGCGCGCCGTCGGTCAGCGGCGGGCTGGCCGACCGCACCAGCCCGGCGGGGCAGGTCAGGGTGAGCGACACCTCCGCAGCCGGATCACGCAGGGTCAGAAACGCCGTTCCGGTGCCGGGGCGTGCCGAGATCTGGGTGATCTGACCCTCCACCCAGACCGAGCCGAGGCGATTGACCCAGTCGGAGATCTTGCGGGCGACGGTGCGGACCGGCCAGGGATCGGCAGGCGAGGTGGGCGGGGCAGGCGTGGACGGGGAGGCAGGGCCCGAGGCTCCCGAGTCCGGCGGGGCAGGCGGGGTCACTCGGCGCCCACCGTGACCAGTCGGTTCGACAGCATCCGGACGTACGCGGGCCGTGCCTCACCCGCCTGTTCGTAGGCGAGCAGCGCCCTGAGCTGCTCCGGCGAGAAGCCCCGAAGCCTGCCCCTAAGCTGGGCGAGGCTGAAGGCGTCGTAGCCGGTGACGGGCGCATCGGACGGGTGCGGGGAGTCCTCCTCGGGGACCACGGCCCCGGCGAACCGGCCTCCGGCGGAATCGCTGCGCTGCGAACCAGGGCGGTCGGCGTCCGCATCGCCGTCGCTGCCTGCGTCGCGGCTGCTGCCGGTGGGGGCCGCCGACGACCGGGTGGACGCACGGCCGGATCGAGCGTCACGGCCTGCGCGAACGTCACCGAGAACGGGGTCGCTGAGGGCGGACTCACCGAGACCGGCGTCATCGGCATCGTGGTCATCGGTGTCCGGGCGGGGGGAGCCCGCCCGGAACGCCGACGGCACGTCATCGGCGGGCAGGTCCTCGTCGAACGTCGCCCACTCGGGATTCTCCTCTGGGGTGCGCAGCCCGGACAGTGCCTCGTCGCCCTTGATGGCGAGTTCGGTCACCTGCTGCTGGACCCGCATCGACAGGGCGAGGGCCTGACTGACCACCGTGACCGGCAGTCCCGCAAGCTGCTCGGGCAGTCTGCGGGCCTGCTCGACGGCGGTCACCGCCAGACCCGCAGCCAGCCGAACGGGTAGTGGCAAGTTCGTCATGCTCTCAGCGTGCCGTAGGTGGGCGCGGCTGCACAGCGCGAACCGGCAAAACCGGCGTCATCACCGCCAGGCGGCAGGGTGGGCTCCACCGGGGGAGGTCCGTAGGCTGGGGGCCATGACCGCCTCGACGCCAGAAGCCTCTTCCTCGCAGCCTGCAGGTCAGCCTGCGGAGGAGCAGGCCGAGACGACCGCCCGTAAACGTGTGCTGCTGGCCAAGCCGCGTGGTTACTGCGCGGGCGTGGACCGCGCGGTGATCACCGTCGAGAAGGCCCTCGACACCTACGGCGCCCCGGTATACGTGCGCAAGGAGATCGTGCACAACAAGCATGTCGTGCAGACTCTGCAGGACCGAGGAGTGATCTTCGTCGACGAGACCGACGAGGTCCCGGAGGGCGCCCTCGTGGTGTTCTCCGCCCACGGGGTCTCGCCCGCCGTCCATGAGGAGGCGGAGCGGCGTGGGCTGCGCACCATCGACGCGACCTGCCCGCTGGTCACCAAGGTCCACCAGGAGGCCAGGCGCTTCGCGCGAGACGACTACGACATCCTGCTGATCGGCCACGAAGGGCACGAGGAGGTCGAGGGCACCGCAGGTGAGGCCCCAGATCACGTGCAGCTCGTCGACCGGCCTGAGGACGTCGCCAAGGTCGAGGTCCGCGACCCGTCCAAGGTGATCTGGCTGTCGCAGACGACCCTGAGCGTCGACGAGACCATGGAGCGGGTCGACCAGCTCAAGGAGCGCTTCCCCGAGCTTCGCGACCCGCCGTCCGACGACATCTGCTACGCCACTCAGAACAGGCAGGTCGCCGTCAAGGCGATGGCCGCCGAATGCGAACTCGTGCTGGTCGTCGGCTCGCAGAACTCGTCGAACTCCAAGCGGCTCGTCGAGGTGGCGGTGCAGTCGGGCTCCGACGCCGCGTATCTGATCGACTTCGCGCGTGAGATCGACGAGAGCTGGCTGGACGGTGTCACCACGGTCGGTGTGACCAGCGGCGCGTCGGTGCCCGATGTCTTGGTGCTTGGCGTCCTGGACTACCTGGCGGAACGCGGCTGGGGCGAGGTCGAAGAGGTCACCACCGCCAACGAGAAGATCACCTTTGCACTGCCTCGCGAGCTTC
The Actinoalloteichus fjordicus DNA segment above includes these coding regions:
- a CDS encoding 4-hydroxy-3-methylbut-2-enyl diphosphate reductase encodes the protein MTASTPEASSSQPAGQPAEEQAETTARKRVLLAKPRGYCAGVDRAVITVEKALDTYGAPVYVRKEIVHNKHVVQTLQDRGVIFVDETDEVPEGALVVFSAHGVSPAVHEEAERRGLRTIDATCPLVTKVHQEARRFARDDYDILLIGHEGHEEVEGTAGEAPDHVQLVDRPEDVAKVEVRDPSKVIWLSQTTLSVDETMERVDQLKERFPELRDPPSDDICYATQNRQVAVKAMAAECELVLVVGSQNSSNSKRLVEVAVQSGSDAAYLIDFAREIDESWLDGVTTVGVTSGASVPDVLVLGVLDYLAERGWGEVEEVTTANEKITFALPRELRQAMSDVR
- a CDS encoding exodeoxyribonuclease VII small subunit, giving the protein MSEQDEQSTADAVQPDAEQSALGYEQARDELAEVVRRLEAGGLSLEDSLALWERGEALATVCERRLAGARERVERALASVTPPDDTER
- a CDS encoding lipid droplet-associated protein, translating into MTNLPLPVRLAAGLAVTAVEQARRLPEQLAGLPVTVVSQALALSMRVQQQVTELAIKGDEALSGLRTPEENPEWATFDEDLPADDVPSAFRAGSPRPDTDDHDADDAGLGESALSDPVLGDVRAGRDARSGRASTRSSAAPTGSSRDAGSDGDADADRPGSQRSDSAGGRFAGAVVPEEDSPHPSDAPVTGYDAFSLAQLRGRLRGFSPEQLRALLAYEQAGEARPAYVRMLSNRLVTVGAE
- a CDS encoding sugar ABC transporter substrate-binding protein, yielding MRTSTTGSDDPARAPADETVRRRAEEADRTAADCWVGLLAGCDSPARRDLSARLLALSTALSSAAGQDRWNDSAHGRRVSAAALRIGAAVEEGDGEEFAEAVSGYDQTVATAVVSLGTRLGSSTV
- the xseA gene encoding exodeoxyribonuclease VII large subunit — its product is MTPPAPPDSGASGPASPSTPAPPTSPADPWPVRTVARKISDWVNRLGSVWVEGQITQISARPGTGTAFLTLRDPAAEVSLTLTCPAGLVRSASPPLTDGARVVVHGQPTFYLGRGTLSLRVDEIRAVGIGELLARIERLRRLLAAEGMFDPARKRRLPFLPNKVGLITGRASAAEHDVITNATARWQSVRFEVRNVAVQGTTAVPQIVTALRELDADRDVEVIVLARGGGSVEDLLPFSDETLCRAVAACGTPVVSAIGHEPDTPLVDHVADLRCSTPTGAGKRVVPDMAEEVARISLLRDRGRRALHGWVDRETRLLTSLRSRPVLASPLAPLAHRAQEVATLRERSLRAVLTGLSTADSGLDATRSRLTTLGPAATLARGYAVVQRVDADGAAGVLTSIADAAPETVLRVRVVDGAVRAVVTQPTDSGDRR